ACTGCCTTGCTGTCTGGGGTCTCGGTTAAAGGTTGCCAAACTGATTTCATGGCTCTCCTACAGAAACTTTGATCTGGAAGGAAGCTTGATTCATCTGATTTGATTATTTGGCTAAATAATTATCTGACAATTTGGCCAAAGTTGATTATTtggttaaattataaatttttcaaataaCTTCCAATGTTAAACCCTTCCGGCCTTTTCTACTTAATTATCCAATAGTATCCACTCATGGCCTGCCTCTTCCTAAAcctgtgtctctgtcttccccctcccccacccccccagccgcTTTCCCACCAGGGAGAGAATATAATCTCCTACTTTCAAAGCATGTTCTGAAATGTCCCTTTCAAGGCGCTACTCAGAATAAACATGAACCTGGGCTTTCAGGTCCTCCCAAGTCCTCTGTAAGAAAGAAATGGTTCATATATATTCTGAGGAGttatttcttaattcatttaaGGGAAAATACTGATCTTCATCTGGCATAAGTAAAACTTGTTTTTAGTTCTCCTAGTTCATGTGATTATCAAATATCCATTTTTTAAGGTCAGTAGTTTTGTTTAAGGCGCCAtggttatcttttttaaaaaatctttgtaacATTCCCTATATGACAAATACCAAGAGGTCGTAAAAGCACTTCCATCCCTCTGGCCCAGCGCTTCCCTCAGTGGCGGGGGCTGAGTGGTGGATTCACTGTGACAGGCACTCTGCCCTGTGCTCAGGAGGGTCTCGACTCCTTGGTTCCTTGCCCAGAGGTCGTTTCTACTCAAATACTTAAATACTTGAAATACTGGATACTGAAATACATGATAGGCAgaattaaaaattctacaaatcgGGAATtttctggcggtccagtggttaggactccgtgctttcactgctgagtacCTGGGtccaacccctggttggggaactaggatcccacaagctgcgtggtgtggctcaaaagaaaaaaaaaaaaaaattctacaaatctGTTCTGATATGTggataaacttttatttatatataaagggAAAACCAATTTCACTTAAAGCTGCCTAATCCATATTTCCAATAATGAAGGTGTTTACTATCCACCTTCAAAAGGCTTCAAATAAAATATAGCTaggaaaatacataaagaattcaaattataaaactctCCAGGTAATTAAATGGTCATAATAATACCAGaactacagttaaaaaaaaaaaaaaaaaaaccaaaccacaatGTTCTAGGAGCCCTAACTATAGTTTACTTGGAAGTACAGATAATCAGtactaaatttatatattaagtcCTAATATGCAATTGGAAGCAAACAGTATCAAactgtataacttttaaaaattaacctgaAATTGTTATGAACTGTATAAAAACGGATCTTATTCTTCCAGTTCTCCCAAAAGCTCTACAAAATCAGTGATGTACCATTCCGAGTTGTCCTTTACTTGTTGCCTGATCACATTTCCTCCAAATCCAATGAAAACATCCtaagaagagaacaaaagggaaatagtttaaaagagagagaaagatacagCAGCAGCCTAGGGCAGTAAGTGttgtttaaaagaataaactCTGTGTAAAGAGAGGTGAGCCCAGCCTCACCTGGggcacctccctccccagctccctgggAGCCTCCTTCCCCCCTCCTGCCCCGAGAATGAATGAGTCTGACCACCACTGCTGCAGATGCATTCAGCTGGACATTGCGGGCTTCAGGAGAACTGAAGCCCTCTTAAAACCAAGACAATtgcttacaaaaataaaaccacaccaGGCGGTAAACATCTGAGTTCTAAACTAGGTGGCAATCACATCCAGGCCAGACAATTTCAGAGAAAGAAGATCAGAGAAAAGCCTGTGGTGCCGTGGAAATGCCCGGGGCCTGGAATCAGGACCAGAGCAGGTATCTCCCGGCTGGCGTCCTGGGTGAAACTGAGGGACCTCCCTCCCAGGAGGGCATGTGATTCTGGGCTGAAGGAGATGACAACCCCAGAGTATGTTAGCAGCACTCTACTTTCCACTGGTAGAATTATTTAAAGTTAcactgtttcattaatttctgctcagtGATACCTTCTTTTAGTCAATGAtctttttaaatggtattttctctttttctgccagGCTACAGACACAATATACACGAATTTAGAAGTACAAAATTCTCTTACTTGacctttgtcttcatttttattttcataccatacaagggggggggggtggggaataaCTAGATGCTTACCTTCTAGTTAAATTTAGCCTCCTTCTAACTGAGCTCCCTGCCTCTGTTGCAGCCCTTTCTGCATGCCAGCACCAACTCAGCTGTCCTAACACACTGACTTGTTCCTTCTCGGTCCAGAAGCCTTCCAGGGCTTCCCAGGACCCAAAGGTAACACCAGAGTGCCTGGTATGTGGGGTCTTCTTCTCTTGCTGAAGAGAAAGCTCACTCGTGCCTAGGACCATGCTAGTACATACTGTGCTCTGCTGCTTCCCCTCCCTCTAGAAGttccacacacacccaccccgcCAAGTCCTGCCAGGCCTCCGCATGCAGGCTGCTAACCGTCCTTTAGGGCACAGGTTCCTCTGACCACCTTCCAGGGCCACACACCTGCACGCACACCACTTTCTCTTGGCTCAGTCAGGCTGTATCATTTTCTGACTGGTAGGGTCATCTGGAATTTGTAAGTTTGCTCTTTCTGGACACCGGGATCGGGGGCCCCTTGAGAGAACCCTGCATTTTATGCCTTGTACTCATTCAACTAGCCCGGCGTTCACTACTTAGTCAACCCCAACATTGGCTATAAATCATCTAAGAATGTGTTATCTCGAACTGACTCAAGTAGTGTTAGAAGGATCCCAAAAGATTCTTTAACCACGAATGCTTAATCATTGACAGAGAAAGATGCTATTTTTAGAACTCAGGAAACTAGGTAGTAAAACGTTCACCACTGTATTTTTGGTTCAGTTTTTCTTAAGTTAGAGCAAGACAATATAGTCAAAGTCATACGTGAAATGGACATGTGATAGATAAGATATTGGCTCTATAGCACTTGTTTCCTGTTAGTCTCAGAAAACAATGTTAATTCAGAAGAATAAAATGCTTTAATATGGGCGTGGTATcaaacctccctgagcctcagttccctgatCAGTAAAAAGGAGAAGATAATACTtttacctcacagggctgttatgaggattaaatgagataacgtatGAGGAAATAGTTTATCAAATATAAAACAACATTAAAATTTTGGTTATAGTATAAGAGCTGCATTATTTGTGGAAATGAAGCCAAACCTTGTTGAGCACGTACTTGGGCTAAGAGGTGGCAGCCATCCTCCAGGGACAAGGGGTCTTTGGAagttttaaaaggtttttaagCTCCTTATTTGCAACCTTCCTTAGGTTTGCAAAAAGCCAATTAATATATTGAGattgaatttgttttatttattttggttttttattttaggCTGATACAGGTTTTTGTTTAACTCTCACAAATTGTACTGAGTTCTAAGTCAGCTGTCAACAGTAAAAGTACAACCGCAAAAAAATTAGTACACTTAATACATACAGCAGGAGGACAGGCTTCCATGTCTGTGGCTCCATCTCCAATCATgactattttcttaaaatgaaatttttcctttaaaagtttaATAACTTTTCCTTTCCCACCAGATTCAGCTGTTGGCTGCATCTCATCAAAACCTGCATATTCACCTTAAAAGAGCCATTAAAACAGTGTTAAAGATCCACAGGATTGTATCAGTAGGGCCAGCCTTTTGCATAGATGATAGCCTCACCTTCATGTCACTCACAAGGCTAAAAACGGCCTTCAGTAAAGTGACACAGCCTGGACTTCCACATTTATTCCTCAGAATGAACAAGCTTtgcttttaaattacaaataccTCTTGTCAAGGTTACTCCTTTAGATGATAAATATCTTGGGGTAAATTAATTTTATCCTCTAAGCTTCCAGTGTCATAATTCTCAAAACTTGTTGAGGTGGCAGAACACCATGAAATAGTAATATACTAAtttaaaacatgttaatataCAATTTCATCTAAGAAGAGATTACAATTTATATTTGATGGATTATTTCCATTCTTACAGTAATTACCACACttatctctactttttttttaatgatttctatcTATAGACCCTTAAAAAGTATTctattaacacatttaatttttttttaattaatattatttggTTTTAAGAATGTCAGCCACCCCTTGACATAACTGGAGACATCTTGAGATGACAGAAAACTACAGCTGTGGCTCTGTGATGGTCCAGAGAGGGGCCAGGAGGTGCCTCCAAAGGCAGCTAAAGTGCAGCGACTTGCTCACAAATTAACTCTCCTTCCTGAGTCTAAATTGATTCAGATACATGAGAGCTTTCATAGAACTGAAATATGATGCATAACAGAATAAGTCACGTGGGTTACATAGGAACTAACATGTTACTAAGTACAGACATTTATATACAGATAGATGATTATATGGACACTGAAGGTAGGAGAGATGATGACCTAAGTCTATTTTGCAGGGCAAACGATACCAAGGTgcaaaagacatcataaagagaATCCTTTATCGCAGCATTTAACTATGATGCCACCTTGCTTGAGCTGCGTTCCAACAGACATTTCCTAGGATACTGAACACTAAAACTGATAAGAAGGAGAAAACGTTACTATTAAAGACTTACCATTAAAGTAGAATTTCAGCCTGTTGGCAAAGACATTGGTTGGTGGGATGTTGAGCTTTGAAGCAACATGTTCCACAATGCTCCTAAAGCCTCCAGATATTAGAAAAACCTGAACATTTCGCTCTTGTAGGCGACTTACCAGctccctgaaaaaataaaaacaaaaaacatataaaataccaaatgctgattaatataaaagagaaaacatgaaacatgaaaaggaaactcaaatatatttttttctccagatgCATTTGCCCAAGGTACATCAGACGAGGTATATTGCCTAATgaattaatgttttatatatgtttttctaaAAGCACTTAGAAATTAGTGGGTGGGGCTTGACCGCTTTAGGAAACCATTCCACAACTCTATTCTGCCCATGGACCCAGAAACACAAGAAGAAGAGGAGGCTTGGGCTCTccgtggggagagagggagggcagaCGTGGGCAGGACCAACTAGCAGACAAGACCATATACAAGTACCGAAGGAACCACAAAGAAGGGAGCTCTAAAGTAATGGTGAGATACCCTCAGGTGGACGTGCCCCCAAATGCAGGTGCTGATAGGGAGACAGTGTACCCAGACCAGGGAGCCCCTTACCTTATGCCGGGGGTCAGGTGTGGTGGGTGCTCTGCTATGAGCCTTTGCACCTGTTCCCTGGAGGGCTGGATCAGAGCTAAGCGCTCTGTGAGGGCAGCCTTGAAAGGCACTGCCCCGCCCATGGCTCGCCGTGTCCTAGGAGGAAGACCCAAAAATCAGGCCAGCCAAGTGCTGTCTTCGAAGTTTACACGTCTACCCTCCCCAGCTCCTCACAAGGTCCACGCACAAGGAAGGTGCCCCACCCTACAACAGACGTGGTACGTGGCCATGGGAGTGAGTGAGGCCTGGGATAAACTATTGAAGGTTTGCTTGAGAATCACGTTAATATTTTGAAGCCAAAATAGCCTAAGTCTATTTTGCAGAGCAAACGATACCAAGGTGCAAAAGACATCAGTAAAGAGAATCCTTTATCCTTTGCATCCACAAATACACCCTCCAGTGAGCTAAGAAAACCACATATACTATCCACAGGTACCTGCCTTGGAAGCTGTGAGCGTTTGTAAACCAAGAAAGAAACCAGAGGCCAGGTACTCTTGCATCAAAGGAAGCTGAACATGAAATGGTCCATGACCTAGTGACTGCAGGCGGCACaggggggggcaggagggagggagggactctCATCCAGGCACCTATGAAGAGACTCTGAACCATAACTAGCTTTCTAGCAAACCACTAAGGCCACACTTTCAACCATGACACAAAGCACTGGACCCCTGGAGACCCCCCAGGTCATCTTCTTTGGTTACTTATCGTCATCATTCCCCTGACCAAGCTAAGAGTATGTCATCCATATGTGTTTGTCAGAGGCAACCATATATTTTTTTgccataaatatttgtataaatggATGGTTGGATGATGTACATTACCAAATTCAGCTCTCAGTGGCGGAGGAAAAAGCCTAGTGCCCATGTTTCATAGGCAGGGACTAAGATCAGGGAATTGTGGCTCTGGTCCTGCATGTCATCCAAAAGTCACTCTTCTTTTGCAATTCTTTATCATTTCGTAAGGTGAATAAATACTGTTCTTACATTTCTGACACAGCATCCTCAACTCCACAGAATTTGGCCAGCTCATCAATTCCTTCTTCCCTGATGACTGTGCTGTCAACATCAAAGCACACTGCATCAGCTGAACAGAAAAGTTTCCTCAGCTCTGAATGGGAGACCATCTTGGGAAGAATTTTCCTCCTacaacagaaaaagataaatatagttAAAGACATAAAATAGAGTCATAAAAAGGTCTAATTTTGCCTACGACtgtcaatatattttaatttgtatccaAGTCAGTGTAGCCCATATAAGCATGTCCTCATGgagtcattcatttttttttttttttaacacaaattaAGCATCTTCTAAATGTCAGGCTCTGGGGTTACAAAGATTAGTGGGACCCAAACTCTGCTCCCAGGAATTGTCTAGTGAAGGTACcaacttataaatatatttgatgttCAACCAGTATTCAAGGACTTTTGACCTAACAGAGCAATAAGGCAAGGGCTACAATGGAAATGTGCATAAGTTACCGTGAGCACACAGAGGAAATGTTGAACCTTGCCTATGAAACAGGGCTTCCAAGAAGTACAGGCATTAAGCTGAATCTTGCAGAGTAAGTGGCCCTCTGAGTGGGTTCTCAAAGGGCAGGGTATCAATTTGGGGTGTGCTGGGAATTAGCAGGGAGGGAGACGGCAGCAAGGAGAGAGGGTAATgttggcagagggaagagcaagggCAAAGGCAACGCAGCCCAAGGATGGATGACGTGCTGGAAGCTGCCCAACAGCCCAGTCCAGCTGCCAGGCAGTGCACGGGGAGTTAGTGCGGGCCGggctaaggagtttggattttaactTCTAGCTAACGGGAAACCTTGCTTTCCACCTCAGAAGAGAAGTcagagctacacacacacacatgttagTCTCTGGTGCAGAGGTGGTAACTGAAGTCACAGACTGATGGAAGTCACCAGGGAGAgtggaaaaagggagaaagaagaggccTGAGGACAGAGCGCAGGAACAGGACATTCAAGTCAGGAGcctgagaaggaaaatgagagggAGAGGTCATGGGAAGAAACTCTGGGAGACCACAGTGCTGCCGAAGCTATGGAGGATAGTTTCAAAAGAATTttgagtatttctttctttcttttttttcttttttaagaaaatcactgGACTAGAATCGTGGACGTGAACTAGATCCTAGAGGTCACCCAGACCACTCACCCATCAAAGAGACTAATATGTCATGTACAACGCCACACGGACAATGCAAATCAGCATAAACAGTGGCTGAAAACAGACTCAAAGGAGTCTGGCCAACCCACTTTGTAACTGATTTCAAACCAAtgcatttggggcttccctggtggtgcagtggttaagaatctgcctgtcaatgcaagggacatgggttcgagccctggactgggaagatcccatatgccgcagagcaactaagcccatgtgccacaactactgagcctgagctctagagcccgcaagccacaactactgagcccacatgccacaactgctgaagcctgagcgcctagagcccatgctccgcaacaagaggagccacgacaatgaaaagcccgcgcaccgcaacaaagagtaacccccactcaccaaaactagagaaagcccacacacagcaacgaagacccaacacagccacaaataaataaataaataaataaataaataaataaataaataaataaataaaaccaatgcATTTGGCAGAATGATCTGGTTCAAAGttgacctgaaaaaaaaaatcttttaagccaggggtcagcaaactacagccagtaggccaaatccagcctgccactTATCTTTGTACAGCCTACGAAGAATGActtttttaccttttaagtagctggaaaaaatagaagaataatatttcgtgaaacatgaaaattacataaaattcaaaattcagtgtccgaaataaagtgttattggaacacagccatgttcatCGTTTATGTGTCTATAGCAGCTTCCCCACTACAACAGACAAGTTGAGTAGCTGCATCAGAGACTGTACAGCCTGCAAAGCCTgagatatttactatctggtcctttaccaaaaaaaattgtTGATCCTTGTTTGACCCCTTACAAGAGAGTACTCCAAACAGGAAATGTGAGTTTCATTAGAGATCCAATAAAAATAGGCAAGGGAGGGTAAATTAATGAATCCAGTTAGATAATAGAATCTTAAACTCTGCACTAACATTATCAACCTAAATGTGAATAAGTCTCCATTCAACAGAAAACTATTCCTAAAAAACATGAATACTAAACACATCTGCTACTGGTTATCAACAATCTGTTTTTTCCCCCAGCATCAAGCTCTTGTTCAAGCTGATCCCTCAACTTAGAGGACTGACTTCCCAGGTTCACAGTTCATCGGCTCTTTGAGGCTAAGCTCCTTTGCTGGTCGGTTCTCTTCTGTTCTCTTAATGTTGCAATGGCCCATGGTCTGTCCTTGGTCTTCTCTACCTATACTCACTCCCTAGATGAATTAATTCATCTAGGCTCATGGCTTTAAATGCTGTCTCTATGACAGTAACTCCCAAATGTACACCTGCAGCTCAGTTTTCTCTCCCAAACTCTAAACTCCAACTACCTACCTGACTTCCACTCAGATGTTTGGTAAACATCCCAAACTTAGCATGCCCAAAACTGAACTCCCgctcttccctccccccagaAAACTATCATTCTTGcagccttccttctctcccttaatGGCAACTCC
This DNA window, taken from Balaenoptera ricei isolate mBalRic1 chromosome 15, mBalRic1.hap2, whole genome shotgun sequence, encodes the following:
- the PSPH gene encoding phosphoserine phosphatase isoform X2 yields the protein MVSHSELRKLFCSADAVCFDVDSTVIREEGIDELAKFCGVEDAVSEMELVSRLQERNVQVFLISGGFRSIVEHVASKLNIPPTNVFANRLKFYFNGEYAGFDEMQPTAESGGKGKVIKLLKEKFHFKKIVMIGDGATDMEACPPADVFIGFGGNVIRQQVKDNSEWYITDFVELLGELEE
- the PSPH gene encoding phosphoserine phosphatase isoform X1 produces the protein MVSHSELRKLFCSADAVCFDVDSTVIREEGIDELAKFCGVEDAVSEMTRRAMGGAVPFKAALTERLALIQPSREQVQRLIAEHPPHLTPGIRELVSRLQERNVQVFLISGGFRSIVEHVASKLNIPPTNVFANRLKFYFNGEYAGFDEMQPTAESGGKGKVIKLLKEKFHFKKIVMIGDGATDMEACPPADVFIGFGGNVIRQQVKDNSEWYITDFVELLGELEE